Below is a genomic region from Fulvia fulva chromosome 5, complete sequence.
CGTATAAATCGATGCCGTGGTTGGCAAAGCTGCCACCAGCTGCGTGCTGAAATTGGCCAGATTCAGCCTCGTGCGGCTGGAACTGCTCCCATGCTCGGTCTGCATGACGCTTCGAGGCACCAAAGGCTGGACTGGAAATGTGCGTCGGTCGACCAGGCGAGGGGCTAGACGGTCTCTGATGAGTGCTTGTCATCGCGAAGCGGGATAGGTTCGGCGATTGCGGAGCAGTAGGAGCAGGCGTCACTTGGCTGTAACGAGGTACTCGCGACTGAACGTGTGCTGATGGCAAGGACAACCTCGCTCGACCAAGCGTCGCTTGAGCATGTCGGGAGTCGTAGTCGGGCTGGTGAAGTAGCTGTTCATCTGCTCTCGTGTCAGAACCGGCTGCCGATCCTCGGACTGCAACTTACCAAACGCATCAAGCTCTTGGGGGCCGTGCAAGTACTCATCCTCCGGAACACTGTAGTAGTCGTTACTATGCTGGTAGTCGTGGGTGTAGTTGTCGTAAGCGTGATGGCCATTGTCGTGCGCCGGTCGGTGTGCTGGCTCTTGGTAGGCTCGGTCAAGGGCGTCAAGCTGGGTGAACGTGTATTCGTCCATGCCCGCGCACGATGCTTCGCAAGCTGTGTTTCGCGATGATCTGTATTGTGAATGTGGAGGTGAAGGCTCGGGAGAAGAAGCAAAAAGAAACAAAGGTGCAAGATGAAAGCAGGGGTGCAAAAACGTGGCTTCGATAGCGGTCTGCTCATGAGGCAGTCGCGCTCGATGCTCCTTCCACAGCAGCGACGCTCACCAGGCATCCAAGCTCTCCATCCCGGGGACGCGTTCGGGAGCAGCAGTTTACAACTCGCTTCAGACGTGCTGTCTGCGAGCAAGCTGCAGGCCAATGCTGTCGACCGGAGCTCTGGTCTCCCTGAAGAGTGCGGTGATGGACTCCTCGTCACGTTTCGCGGAACATTTCCCATGCCTGTTTGCATGTGCTGCGAGACATCAAGGGCTCTCGACAACAGAGGCGGCCGCCTGTACGCGAACTATGGTGTCTTTTGATCGTCGCGATAGCAGTATCGTAGCGTAGCGACGACTTACAACGTGGAAGCGTTCGAGCGTGCGTATCGCTTCGACAATCGTTACGTTCTCTACGCTGCTCGGAGCACCCTGCGCACGTTTTACTCGCTGTGACTGTTGGAGCGCGCTGGCCATCTTTTCTGTCAGGAGCCCTCGTACGCGACGATTTTCAAGGAGCGCCTTATGCTATGTGCCCTGTACCGAATGCATATCGCGTGTCACATCATGCACATCCTTCCTGCCTGGTATCATCCAAATCCATTCCAAACGCCGTTTCCTTGCTCTTTCTACAAATCACTGCCCTCTCTTTGCGCCCTTAGACCGGAAATGCCGTTCCGAAACTGGTGTGCCCGGCCTGCTCGTGACCAAGGCTTCTCGCATCGGATCTCGCAATGGCGACTTGCCTGCCGTAGCCACAGCTTCGATATCGAAATAGCCTTGGCTGCCGTCCTTCTCGTACTGTGTGACGTTGATTGGTGGCGGCCTCGCTCGCTTGTCGTCCGGACTGGAGTTGTATAGAAACGCTGCACCGGTAGTGGCTATCATGCCTAGTAGATACTGCGTTCAAGTTAGCGGCAATAACTGGAGCGGGTTGCGCGAGCCTTACGAACAAAGTCGTGTGGAACTCCAGGAACACCACACTGGTCAGGAACGTGATTACAGTAGACACGCTCATGGCCAGGCTCTTCGTCAAACTGTCGCTGTATTTCAGTGCCACCGCCACCAATATGCCGCCTGCGGCTTGTAAGAAGATCACCACCCATACGATGAGATTGTATCCAGTAAAGAAGCCGGTCTTCGGCAAATGCTCCCCGTCCATGAAGAATACTCCCAGGAACAACGCCGGCCAGATGGAGTAGAAAGAAAGTTGTACGTTGCGTACCCAGATGGATACGCGCGTGTCTCCCTTGGTCTTCAAAGTCCTTTCAAAGTAGACGCATGCCAGCCCTGACAGCACGCAGGCCAAGACAGCTGCAGCAAGACCAATTGATGCATTCATCTTGGGGTTTGCTGCAGCGACATCATCGTCAATTCCTTCGTACGTCGCAGATCGCTTGTTGAGCTGTCCAGCAGCCACGTTGCCCTCTGCCTCCATGTCCCATATAGACCGTGGGGACTTGAATGAAACTCCATCCCTCAAGTCTTTTATGGACAAAACGTGCCCCTGCCTCGACACGTGGGACAGCTGCACGGCCAAGATGCCCACTGCCATCATTCCGAGACTGAGCCACTTCCTCACATTGAGCACGCGACCCATGAGTAGAATGCCGAACATGGCAGCGCTCACGATCTTGAGCTGGTACGTGATGGCGAATGTAGCCGCGTCCAGATTGCTTGCTGCAACATACTGGAGACTGTTTTGTATCGTGAAAAGCACGGCTGGGACCGCCAACTTCCAGCTATCGCCTGTGAACACGGCTTTTGACAGCGCCTCGGCCAGCTCGCTTACGGTGGATGAATCTGGTGTCGAGGGACTCGTAGCTATTTCGTATAGTGCCATGGATATGAAGAAGGAGAATTTGACGACTTCGGAGAGAAATACGGCGGTGGATGCGAAGTATCGGTCGCCGTTGATGAGAGGCATAACCCTCGAATAATGCATGAAAAGCACGAGGGCGGCATTCTGGACGATGAGCTGTTTCTCAATCAGTATAGAGCATGCTGTGCAGCTCACGCTCTCGCCATACCGCTCCCAAGGTCAGATCTCTGACAGGTATGCCGGCCAAGGTGGCCTGACGGCGGGCAGCATCCGTAGCCATGTCGCGATGCTGCTAGGTTTATAATTCGGTATGCTATGTTTGGGATATCCGGACTTCCATGTGTAGCCTGTAGGAATGCTGTCGCTCTCGAGCTCAGTTGTGAATGCAAGAGGTAGCAGCTCAAAGGAATGTCGTGTGACCTTAGCGCTTCCAAGTCAAAGAGTGTACAGCACAGCGGCGTTGCAAGAGGGCAGCTGACGTTGTGCAGGTGGACGCTCAGCACTGGGCAGCCAGAAGTCTTGATGTAGCCCGCGGTCATCCCCAGATTTCCGGTACATGGAGGCGATCGATGCCAAGTGGGTCATCGATCAGGGGAATAGGAGACCCAGTCCTCTCTTGGCTGGACACGTCC
It encodes:
- a CDS encoding UDP-galactose transporter, producing the protein MATDAARRQATLAGIPVRDLTLGALIVQNAALVLFMHYSRVMPLINGDRYFASTAVFLSEVVKFSFFISMALYEIATSPSTPDSSTVSELAEALSKAVFTGDSWKLAVPAVLFTIQNSLQYVAASNLDAATFAITYQLKIVSAAMFGILLMGRVLNVRKWLSLGMMAVGILAVQLSHVSRQGHVLSIKDLRDGVSFKSPRSIWDMEAEGNVAAGQLNKRSATYEGIDDDVAAANPKMNASIGLAAAVLACVLSGLACVYFERTLKTKGDTRVSIWVRNVQLSFYSIWPALFLGVFFMDGEHLPKTGFFTGYNLIVWVVIFLQAAGGILVAVALKYSDSLTKSLAMSVSTVITFLTSVVFLEFHTTLFYLLGMIATTGAAFLYNSSPDDKRARPPPINVTQYEKDGSQGYFDIEAVATAGKSPLRDPMREALVTSRPGTPVSERHFRSKGAKRGQ